One region of Phragmites australis chromosome 18, lpPhrAust1.1, whole genome shotgun sequence genomic DNA includes:
- the LOC133898827 gene encoding general transcription and DNA repair factor IIH subunit TFB1-1-like isoform X1, with the protein MGSMTIGAKYKTTLKDPGTPGILRMNEDKFTFTPNDPRSAMRLNVDFRSIKGHKFNKVDGSKPAPPLLNLSKDSDKGGGYMFEFDNVANRDLCRDFVARVLGKHQGIVPPRPTVPPENSVASTGPEQLSAAEVERRMKLLREDSELQKLHKKFVLGNILQESEFWATRKNLLDDEANKASKQRPGFKSAMLADVRPSADGRTNKVTFNLTTEIIHQIFAEKPAVHRAFLDFVPKKMSEKDFWTKYCRAEYLLRTKNTVAAAAEAADDEELAVFLKNDDILAKEATFKIKRVDPTLDMEADAGDDYIHLPDHGILRDGSKETVDTDSELARRTLSQDLNRHAAVVLEGRSSDVELIDAKTVAEALARSKKEPSSTSIVDDANHERLVKVARMTEIEDLQAPRNLLYAPLCIKDPREYFDSQQANALRSLGGSNDGRKARNCSLSTDDAFHHLMDQISSIKVNKLNCPVIQADVALKVVNELNEGISRSRRLNLKNPQESLLGRLPQRTRDELMDHWTAIQELLRHFWSSYPITSAVLYNKVQRVRDAMTQIYQKLQAIKESAQPDVRHEISQLVKPMTQALDAAFNHDSEQQKKSSKAGNKPNGF; encoded by the exons ATGGGGTCCATGACGATCGGCGCCAAGTACAAGACCACGCTCAAGGATCCCGGCACCCCGGGCATCCTCCGCATG AATGAGGATAAGTTCACTTTCACCCCTAATGATCCACGGTCGGCAATGAGGCTTAATGTCGATTTCCGGAGCATCAAAG GTCACAAGTTCAACAAAGTAGATGGTAGTAAGCCAGCACCACCATTATTAAATCTTTCTAAAGATTCTGACAAG GGTGGAGGCTACATGTTTGAGTTTGACAATGTTGCTAACCGTGATCTATGTCGGGACTTTGTAG CTAGGGTTTTAGGCAAACATCAAGGGATAGTGCCCCCTAGACCAACTGTGCCTCCTGAAAACTCAGTTGCTTCAACTGGTCCGGAACAGCTCAGTGCTGCAGAAGTGGAGCGACGGATGAAATTGTTGCGAGAAGATAG TGAATTGCAGAAATTACATAAGAAGTTTGTTCTTGGGAATATTCTGCAAGAATCTGAATTTTGGGCAACAAGAAAG AATTTACTTGATGATGAAGCAAATAAAGCATCAAAGCAAAGGCCAGGTTTCAAGAGTGCGATGCTAGCAGACGTTAGGCCATCAGCTGATGGTCGG ACAAACAAGGTTACGTTCAATCTCACAACTGAGATAATCCATCAG ATTTTTGCGGAAAAGCCTGCTGTCCATCGGGCATTTTTAGATTTTGTTCCAAAAAAG ATGTCAGAAAAAGATTTTTGGACAAAATACTGTAGAGCTGAGTATCTACTTAGGACAAAAAATACTGTGGCAGCAGCTGCTGAGGCTGCTGATGATGAGGAATTAGCTGTCTTCCTGAAGAATGATGACATACTGGCCAAGGAGGCAACATTCAAG ATAAAACGAGTCGATCCAACGTTAGACATGGAGGCAGATGCGGGAGATGATTACATCCATCTTCCG GACCATGGGATTCTCCGTGATGGTAGCAAAGAGACAGTTGACACTGATAGTGAATTGGCGAGGAGAACACTGTCTCAGGATCTGAATCGGCATGCTGCTGTGGTTCTTGAAGGGAGATCTTCAG ATGTGGAATTAATTGATGCAAAGACTGTAGCTGAAGCCCTTGCAAGGTCCAAGAAGG AACCATCTTCCACTTCTATTGTTGATGATGCTAATCATGAGAGATTGGTAAAGGTGGCCCGCATGACTGAAATAGAGGATCTGCAAGCTCCTCGAAACCTCCTGTACGCACCACTTTGTATAAAG GATCCTAGAGAGTATTTTGACTCCCAACAAGCAAATGCTCTGAGATCTTTGGGTGGCAGCAATGATGGAAGAAAAGCCCGTAATTGCAGCTTGAGCACTGATGACGCTTTCCATCATTTGATGGATCAAATATCTTCTATTAAAGTTAATAAGTTGAACTGTCCGGTTATTCAGGCAGATGTGGCTCTTAAG GTTGTTAATGAATTGAATGAAGGGATTTCACGTTCAAGGAGACTTAATCTTAAGAATCCTCAAGAGAGTCTACTCGGCCGGCTGCCTCAACGTACACGGGACGAACTTATGGAT CATTGGACGGCTATCCAGGAATTGCTACGCCATTTTTGGTCATCATATCCAATAACAAGTGCAGTCCTTTATAATAAG GTTCAAAGGGTTAGAGATGCAATGACACAGATATATCAAAAGTTGCAG GCTATAAAGGAATCAGCACAGCCTGATGTAAGGCACGAAATATCTCAGCTAGTAAAGCCCATGACTCAG GCCTTGGACGCTGCCTTCAACCATGATTCGGAACAGCAGAAAAAGTCCTCGAAGGCCGGGAACAAGCCCAACGGGTTTTGA
- the LOC133898827 gene encoding general transcription and DNA repair factor IIH subunit TFB1-1-like isoform X2, which produces MNEDKFTFTPNDPRSAMRLNVDFRSIKGHKFNKVDGSKPAPPLLNLSKDSDKGGGYMFEFDNVANRDLCRDFVARVLGKHQGIVPPRPTVPPENSVASTGPEQLSAAEVERRMKLLREDSELQKLHKKFVLGNILQESEFWATRKNLLDDEANKASKQRPGFKSAMLADVRPSADGRTNKVTFNLTTEIIHQIFAEKPAVHRAFLDFVPKKMSEKDFWTKYCRAEYLLRTKNTVAAAAEAADDEELAVFLKNDDILAKEATFKIKRVDPTLDMEADAGDDYIHLPDHGILRDGSKETVDTDSELARRTLSQDLNRHAAVVLEGRSSDVELIDAKTVAEALARSKKEPSSTSIVDDANHERLVKVARMTEIEDLQAPRNLLYAPLCIKDPREYFDSQQANALRSLGGSNDGRKARNCSLSTDDAFHHLMDQISSIKVNKLNCPVIQADVALKVVNELNEGISRSRRLNLKNPQESLLGRLPQRTRDELMDHWTAIQELLRHFWSSYPITSAVLYNKVQRVRDAMTQIYQKLQAIKESAQPDVRHEISQLVKPMTQALDAAFNHDSEQQKKSSKAGNKPNGF; this is translated from the exons ATG AATGAGGATAAGTTCACTTTCACCCCTAATGATCCACGGTCGGCAATGAGGCTTAATGTCGATTTCCGGAGCATCAAAG GTCACAAGTTCAACAAAGTAGATGGTAGTAAGCCAGCACCACCATTATTAAATCTTTCTAAAGATTCTGACAAG GGTGGAGGCTACATGTTTGAGTTTGACAATGTTGCTAACCGTGATCTATGTCGGGACTTTGTAG CTAGGGTTTTAGGCAAACATCAAGGGATAGTGCCCCCTAGACCAACTGTGCCTCCTGAAAACTCAGTTGCTTCAACTGGTCCGGAACAGCTCAGTGCTGCAGAAGTGGAGCGACGGATGAAATTGTTGCGAGAAGATAG TGAATTGCAGAAATTACATAAGAAGTTTGTTCTTGGGAATATTCTGCAAGAATCTGAATTTTGGGCAACAAGAAAG AATTTACTTGATGATGAAGCAAATAAAGCATCAAAGCAAAGGCCAGGTTTCAAGAGTGCGATGCTAGCAGACGTTAGGCCATCAGCTGATGGTCGG ACAAACAAGGTTACGTTCAATCTCACAACTGAGATAATCCATCAG ATTTTTGCGGAAAAGCCTGCTGTCCATCGGGCATTTTTAGATTTTGTTCCAAAAAAG ATGTCAGAAAAAGATTTTTGGACAAAATACTGTAGAGCTGAGTATCTACTTAGGACAAAAAATACTGTGGCAGCAGCTGCTGAGGCTGCTGATGATGAGGAATTAGCTGTCTTCCTGAAGAATGATGACATACTGGCCAAGGAGGCAACATTCAAG ATAAAACGAGTCGATCCAACGTTAGACATGGAGGCAGATGCGGGAGATGATTACATCCATCTTCCG GACCATGGGATTCTCCGTGATGGTAGCAAAGAGACAGTTGACACTGATAGTGAATTGGCGAGGAGAACACTGTCTCAGGATCTGAATCGGCATGCTGCTGTGGTTCTTGAAGGGAGATCTTCAG ATGTGGAATTAATTGATGCAAAGACTGTAGCTGAAGCCCTTGCAAGGTCCAAGAAGG AACCATCTTCCACTTCTATTGTTGATGATGCTAATCATGAGAGATTGGTAAAGGTGGCCCGCATGACTGAAATAGAGGATCTGCAAGCTCCTCGAAACCTCCTGTACGCACCACTTTGTATAAAG GATCCTAGAGAGTATTTTGACTCCCAACAAGCAAATGCTCTGAGATCTTTGGGTGGCAGCAATGATGGAAGAAAAGCCCGTAATTGCAGCTTGAGCACTGATGACGCTTTCCATCATTTGATGGATCAAATATCTTCTATTAAAGTTAATAAGTTGAACTGTCCGGTTATTCAGGCAGATGTGGCTCTTAAG GTTGTTAATGAATTGAATGAAGGGATTTCACGTTCAAGGAGACTTAATCTTAAGAATCCTCAAGAGAGTCTACTCGGCCGGCTGCCTCAACGTACACGGGACGAACTTATGGAT CATTGGACGGCTATCCAGGAATTGCTACGCCATTTTTGGTCATCATATCCAATAACAAGTGCAGTCCTTTATAATAAG GTTCAAAGGGTTAGAGATGCAATGACACAGATATATCAAAAGTTGCAG GCTATAAAGGAATCAGCACAGCCTGATGTAAGGCACGAAATATCTCAGCTAGTAAAGCCCATGACTCAG GCCTTGGACGCTGCCTTCAACCATGATTCGGAACAGCAGAAAAAGTCCTCGAAGGCCGGGAACAAGCCCAACGGGTTTTGA